Proteins from a single region of Acidianus ambivalens:
- a CDS encoding AbrB/MazE/SpoVT family DNA-binding domain-containing protein — protein MKVKVTRNFQVTIPSEIREKLGIKEGNYVEVTLDESNGAIIIKPYKRKWTTIRLNRKVDQEDIDKAVEEALNDSS, from the coding sequence ATGAAAGTAAAGGTTACTAGAAACTTTCAAGTTACTATCCCCTCAGAGATAAGGGAAAAATTAGGTATAAAAGAAGGGAACTACGTTGAAGTAACTTTGGATGAAAGTAATGGAGCTATAATAATTAAGCCGTATAAAAGAAAGTGGACTACAATAAGATTGAATAGAAAAGTGGATCAAGAGGATATAGATAAGGCAGTTGAGGAGGCACTAAATGATAGTAGTTGA
- a CDS encoding PIN domain-containing protein: MIVVDTNILVYSTFEDSENHSEALEIIEKEDVKIPQIVVYEFLWVLAKLASDVSLIKTKIEELREFEIIYENPETILNGVKMLKEDGKPLKMLNDYVILALAKELKGDLATYDEKLRKIAEKHGVRTIP; encoded by the coding sequence ATGATAGTAGTTGATACGAACATATTGGTTTATTCAACTTTTGAAGATTCCGAGAACCATTCTGAAGCTCTAGAAATTATAGAAAAAGAGGACGTTAAAATTCCGCAGATAGTCGTTTATGAGTTTTTATGGGTTTTAGCTAAACTTGCATCAGATGTTTCCTTAATAAAAACTAAGATTGAAGAGTTAAGAGAGTTTGAAATTATATACGAAAACCCGGAAACCATACTTAATGGCGTAAAAATGTTAAAGGAAGACGGTAAACCTTTAAAGATGTTAAATGATTACGTTATTCTAGCCTTAGCTAAGGAATTAAAAGGAGATTTAGCAACCTATGATGAAAAATTAAGGAAAATTGCTGAAAAACATGGTGTAAGAACAATTCCTTAA
- a CDS encoding helix-turn-helix domain-containing protein gives MLNLLGELKESDSELERECGISRKTIYNWKKGKVGEISRETKEKLISFVLNKKRRANDDS, from the coding sequence ATACTTAACCTCCTAGGAGAACTTAAGGAGAGCGATAGTGAATTAGAAAGAGAATGCGGAATAAGTAGGAAAACGATATATAATTGGAAGAAAGGAAAAGTAGGAGAAATTAGCAGAGAAACCAAAGAAAAACTCATCTCTTTCGTTCTAAATAAAAAAAGAAGGGCTAATGATGATAGCTGA
- a CDS encoding DUF2642 domain-containing protein translates to MSSESSVYVDFLPYIISAIISGTISLITAVYIRRYVTGISRVRILRALFRHIEIPLEENKKMNLLSLYEAMYAVREAELLLYFFIFSDFILPYFSYLALIFPLIYAPFYILFDDFAFREVVTRILFSIFNKNTYIIVNKSWLYFDPYFVQLIIYSIFFTIFEIIKYKLYSNEVLLEIIIILEIFIIIILQISRIFLPKLRYREDFESAIFLKSGIRPRIRVHTNKDDIEGKVKDVKDDLVIDTEKSEVYIPWENIVYFEIIKEENNKSVLIKYS, encoded by the coding sequence ATGAGCTCGGAATCTTCGGTGTATGTAGATTTCTTGCCATACATAATTTCCGCAATAATTTCAGGTACTATATCCCTCATAACAGCAGTATACATAAGGCGATATGTGACTGGTATAAGTAGAGTAAGAATCTTAAGGGCGTTATTTCGTCATATTGAAATTCCTCTAGAAGAGAATAAAAAGATGAATCTATTATCCCTATATGAGGCAATGTATGCCGTAAGAGAAGCAGAATTACTTCTATATTTCTTCATATTTTCTGATTTTATATTACCATATTTCTCTTACCTTGCCCTCATCTTCCCGTTAATTTATGCTCCCTTTTACATTTTGTTTGACGACTTTGCATTTAGAGAAGTGGTAACTAGAATATTATTTAGTATATTTAACAAAAATACTTATATAATTGTAAATAAATCATGGCTTTACTTCGATCCTTATTTTGTACAATTAATAATATATTCTATATTTTTCACTATTTTTGAAATTATTAAATATAAACTCTATTCAAATGAAGTGTTGCTTGAGATAATAATAATTTTAGAAATTTTTATAATAATAATACTGCAGATAAGTAGAATTTTTCTACCAAAATTACGCTATAGAGAAGATTTCGAATCAGCAATTTTTCTAAAATCTGGTATCAGACCAAGAATTAGAGTACATACAAATAAGGACGACATAGAGGGTAAAGTTAAGGATGTTAAGGACGATCTAGTTATAGATACGGAAAAAAGCGAAGTTTATATACCATGGGAGAACATAGTGTATTTCGAAATAATTAAGGAAGAAAATAACAAAAGTGTATTAATTAAATACTCTTAA
- a CDS encoding PaREP1 family protein: MEELIKKAEDIGINVEDVLISKNDPKEEIKLRLDLAKKYMKECEEYLKKNDPVQASEKAYKVAEELIKALSEKFNLEEYQKTLKEGRWYTYLLVSASSKLSQKLGDWVLSGWDAGYSLHVWGFHEAKLTINDIIPRVEKVRKMLEESEKMLAN; this comes from the coding sequence ATGGAGGAGCTAATAAAGAAGGCCGAAGATATAGGAATTAACGTTGAAGACGTACTGATAAGCAAGAATGATCCTAAAGAGGAGATAAAGCTTAGGCTTGATCTAGCTAAAAAGTATATGAAAGAATGCGAGGAGTACTTAAAGAAGAACGACCCAGTTCAAGCTTCTGAAAAGGCTTATAAAGTTGCGGAAGAGCTAATTAAGGCTTTGTCTGAGAAGTTTAACCTTGAAGAATATCAAAAAACCTTGAAGGAAGGCAGATGGTATACTTACCTCCTCGTGTCGGCTTCTAGTAAGCTCTCTCAGAAATTGGGAGACTGGGTATTGTCAGGCTGGGACGCTGGATACTCGCTTCACGTATGGGGTTTTCATGAGGCAAAGCTTACAATAAATGACATCATACCTAGAGTAGAAAAGGTAAGAAAAATGCTTGAAGAAAGCGAAAAAATGCTTGCCAACTAG
- a CDS encoding DUF3800 domain-containing protein — MLIVFIDENGKGTFKEFNRRTNRPYPYIVTSTITTDIELDNIRKSISKLKANYGLPTNMEIHASDLFHPRKNFPLSEAQIRDFASEFAEVIRSLNLRIISSVVFKDYILKKKRIGERLTVPHRLVKDDKDLSIDVMRIAYRHLFERVLKLADREYSNEWILIVHDQINVDKDYQMAKDQMNVVKIMEDELLNNAFITRTSAIGRIFKPILFANSANYDALQISDFAGYIIRKHVLNENSEKLFEIISNKLDKNPKTGKIEG; from the coding sequence GTGCTGATTGTTTTTATAGATGAAAACGGTAAAGGCACTTTCAAAGAATTTAACAGAAGAACTAACAGGCCTTATCCATATATTGTGACTTCTACTATAACTACTGATATAGAGCTTGACAATATAAGGAAAAGTATTAGCAAGCTAAAAGCTAATTACGGATTACCTACTAATATGGAGATTCATGCAAGTGATCTTTTCCATCCAAGAAAGAATTTTCCTCTTTCTGAAGCTCAAATACGCGATTTTGCAAGCGAATTTGCTGAAGTCATCAGAAGCTTGAATTTAAGAATCATATCCAGTGTTGTATTTAAAGATTATATATTAAAAAAGAAAAGAATCGGAGAAAGACTAACTGTTCCTCATAGACTAGTGAAAGATGATAAAGATTTGAGCATAGATGTGATGAGAATAGCTTATAGGCATTTATTTGAGAGAGTACTTAAACTAGCAGATAGAGAATATTCAAATGAATGGATACTTATTGTGCATGATCAGATAAATGTAGATAAGGATTATCAAATGGCAAAGGATCAAATGAACGTAGTTAAAATTATGGAGGATGAGTTACTCAATAATGCGTTCATAACAAGGACATCGGCTATAGGGAGAATCTTTAAACCTATTTTATTTGCAAATTCTGCTAATTATGACGCTTTACAAATATCAGATTTTGCCGGTTACATTATAAGGAAACATGTACTTAACGAAAACAGTGAAAAATTATTTGAGATAATTAGTAACAAGCTGGATAAAAATCCGAAGACGGGAAAGATAGAAGGATAG
- the msrA gene encoding peptide-methionine (S)-S-oxide reductase MsrA, giving the protein MEKATLGGGCFWCTEAVFSRVKGVIDVKPGYSGGHVPNPTYEEVCTDETGHAEVVQITYDPNVISYREILEIFFAIHDPTTPNRQGNDVGSQYRSIILYHNEEQKKIAEEMIKEVEARLGKKVVTEVVPFEVFYEAEDYHHNFYDKHRNYPYCKLVIDPKIKKFMKYFPEKNKERIKN; this is encoded by the coding sequence ATGGAAAAAGCTACACTAGGTGGAGGATGCTTTTGGTGCACCGAGGCAGTATTCTCAAGAGTTAAAGGAGTAATAGACGTTAAGCCTGGATATTCCGGTGGTCACGTTCCTAATCCTACTTACGAGGAAGTGTGCACAGACGAAACTGGTCACGCAGAAGTTGTACAAATTACGTATGATCCTAACGTTATATCGTATAGGGAAATTCTAGAGATCTTTTTTGCAATTCACGATCCTACCACTCCCAATAGGCAAGGTAATGACGTCGGTAGCCAGTATAGGTCAATCATCCTATATCATAATGAGGAGCAGAAGAAAATAGCTGAAGAAATGATAAAGGAAGTAGAAGCAAGGCTGGGTAAAAAAGTAGTTACTGAGGTTGTACCATTCGAGGTATTTTATGAGGCTGAGGACTATCACCACAATTTCTACGATAAACATAGGAATTATCCTTACTGTAAGTTAGTAATTGATCCTAAAATAAAGAAATTCATGAAATATTTTCCAGAAAAAAACAAAGAACGCATAAAGAATTAG
- a CDS encoding clan AA aspartic protease, with protein sequence MDLELEIEGVKIKAKIDTGFDGEIIVNKEVFDKIPYDQGPRIYTASMECYSTYVKLAKIKYLGKEVISTVLNSPVIE encoded by the coding sequence TTGGACCTTGAGTTAGAGATTGAAGGTGTGAAAATTAAGGCTAAAATAGACACTGGGTTCGATGGAGAAATAATAGTAAATAAAGAAGTTTTCGACAAGATTCCATACGATCAAGGGCCTAGAATATACACAGCCTCTATGGAATGCTATTCCACGTACGTTAAATTGGCTAAGATAAAGTATTTAGGGAAAGAAGTTATATCGACTGTCCTTAACTCGCCGGTTATAGAATAG
- a CDS encoding plastocyanin/azurin family copper-binding protein, with product MKNKILMIVLAVAIASSLVFYVGFQNYILSQNPEGYNGITTVKIAKAETELNPPPNAYVCPKNNSIIFTSSNINLIVLTMGHIRAENLTGRTPPAYAQHNVFVIYGLINPTLIIPEGAIIHVTVINLDAGDCHNFVITTISPPYSYNVMMGGNMMNNVMMNKNRYFISMMPLLPHANYSTGEAYEYSYTVSISSPGTYWYICTYPGHAEMGMYGKIVVVS from the coding sequence ATGAAGAATAAAATACTCATGATAGTTCTTGCAGTAGCAATAGCTTCTTCCCTAGTTTTTTACGTCGGATTTCAAAACTACATATTATCTCAAAATCCTGAAGGCTATAATGGAATTACCACTGTTAAGATAGCAAAAGCTGAAACAGAGCTTAATCCTCCCCCTAATGCCTACGTATGTCCTAAGAACAACAGCATAATATTTACATCAAGCAATATAAATCTTATAGTGCTAACCATGGGCCATATAAGGGCAGAAAATCTAACCGGAAGAACTCCGCCAGCCTATGCCCAACATAACGTGTTTGTAATTTACGGACTAATTAATCCTACATTGATAATCCCTGAAGGTGCAATCATTCACGTTACGGTTATAAACTTGGATGCAGGAGACTGCCATAACTTTGTCATTACCACTATTTCACCGCCTTATTCGTATAACGTGATGATGGGAGGAAATATGATGAACAACGTGATGATGAATAAAAATAGGTACTTTATTTCTATGATGCCTTTATTACCTCACGCTAACTATTCAACCGGTGAAGCTTATGAATATTCGTATACCGTCTCCATATCTTCTCCTGGCACTTATTGGTATATATGCACATATCCGGGCCACGCTGAGATGGGAATGTACGGTAAAATAGTTGTGGTGAGCTAA